A region from the Hippoglossus hippoglossus isolate fHipHip1 chromosome 16, fHipHip1.pri, whole genome shotgun sequence genome encodes:
- the fhl3a gene encoding four and a half LIM domains protein 3, translating to MADRFDCVNCKESLYGRKYIQSDDSPYCIPCYDSLFSNTCDECKELIAHDARELFYEERHYHEHCFRCFRCDRSLADEPFTSQDDALLCNDCYCNEFSSKCVACDKIVMPGTRKLEYGGSTWHEGCFICHSCEQPIGSKSFIPDKDEHYCVSCYEDKFAPRCTRCKKTLAKGGVTYRDEPWHKECFVCTSCKTQLAGQHFTSRDDSPYCLKCFGSLYAKKCEACSKPITGFGGGKYISFEDRQWHQPCFSCSQCSVTLVGAGFFPDGERILCRECNTNL from the exons ATGGCCGACCGTTTCGACTGTGTCAACTGCAAAGAATCCCTGTACGGCCGCAAGTACATCCAGTCCGATGACAGCCCGTACTGCATCCCCTGTTATGACAGCCTGTTCTCTAATACGTGTGACGAGTGCAAAGAGCTGATCGCCCATGATGCAAGG GAGCTCTTCTATGAGGAGCGACATTATCACGAGCACTGCTTCCGCTGTTTCCGCTGCGACCGCTCGCTGGCGGACGAGCCCTTCACCAGCCAGGACGACGCGTTGCTCTGCAACGACTGCTACTGTAACGAGTTCTCCTCCAAGTGTGTGGCCTGCGACAAGATTGTGATGCCAG GCACCAGGAAGTTGGAGTACGGCGGCTCCACGTGGCACGAGGGCTGCTTCATCTGTCACAGCTGCGAACAGCCGATTGGCTCCAAGTCCTTCATCCCCGACAAGGATGAACACTACTGTGTTTCCTGCTACGAGGACAAGTTCGCTCCACGCTGCACGCGCTGTAAAAAG ACCCTGGCTAAAGGGGGTGTGACTTATCGGGACGAGCCGTGGCATAAGGAGTGTTTCGTGTGCACCAGCTGTAAGACGCAGCTGGCGGGTCAACACTTCACCTCCCGAGACGACAGCCCTTACTGCCTCAAGTGCTTCGGCAGCCTGTACGCCAAGAAGTGTGAGGCCTGCAGCAAACCCATCACAG gTTTCGGAGGAGGAAAGTACATCTCATTCGAGGATCGTCAGTGGCATCAGCCGTGTTTCTCCTGCTCCCAGTGCTCTGTGACTCTGGTGGGCGCCGGCTTCTTCCCTGACGGCGAGAGGATCCTGTGCCGCGAATGCAACACCAACCTATAG